In Apium graveolens cultivar Ventura unplaced genomic scaffold, ASM990537v1 ctg7440, whole genome shotgun sequence, the sequence ATCCTCTAAAGAAGAAAGGCGCCACCAAATCCAAAATGATTAACTCAGATTTGGGAATTCAGTACCATGTCTGGAGAAACATCAGAATCCCACTCCGTAAACAATGTGTGGTAATGCTTACAAGGAAGAGTATGGAGTACGTGTGGGTTCCAGCACATCTCTGTCTAGCCTTCTTTCACACGTATGTAGCCACAAGAGAACTGAACTCCTGAATCTAGGAGAAAAACGGAGAATTTAAAAAACACCGCCTACTAATGAAATATGAATGCCCAACAATTTTTTAGCTTTTGCATGGTAAAAATTTTCTATAAATTACCACACTTACTTTCGAAATGGACAAATTTATACTGAGAACACATATTTAGGTTATAATGAAAACATGAATGATTTTGAAATATTTCCTCCGCTGACTTAATTAAGAGTTTACATCCCCTTCTTTATTTTTTGAGCTGCTTTCTGAGTTCCAATTCAGAATAACAAACACGCCAGAAATGCCGTGATGGGACAAAAAAAATGTCATGGTTCTATTGGCACCACCTACAAATATCCCCTTAGCTAGTGAATATATCTGTGGAAAAGTACAACGAAAGATATTCATAGTAAACCACAAACCAAAGAACAAGCGTCAAAATGCATATAAGCAAAGAACAGGCTTCAATATATGCATACCAAAATGTGCAGCACAGCAGAACACAGCCACAGAACATATTATAAGTGAACTCAGAACCTTCGGCTGCATTTATATCACTTTTGGTGCTAGTAGTATTTTGAAATATTAAGCTTAGCCAGGTCATGATTAGTAGCAGCATgatgtaaaaaaaaaaaaaaataaataacaacAGGCAAGCTATTTGATGCAAAAATACAAACCACACTGTAACCACAAAAAACATATATCGTCTTAATATTTAACCTCCAGCTGAACAGAAGATGCTTTCACGTAGAAATAGGGGAACAGGGGAAAAACTATTGAAAAATACTTTGATGTTCTTCAACATAAACACCAAGTCAAATTGCTGATGTATGATGTCCGATATGAAGAACATGTACAAGTTATGTCCCCATTTGGTGCTAAATTTACGGTTATCTTCCATATTGCACCAGTGGGCTACTTCACTATGTGTGCATATTAGGCCTCCCCATCTTCACTGCTCGAACTACCAAGTATGGCCGGACTAGTTGAAACACAGGAACAGATGTAAAAGTCATTGACCAAAAAGAGGGTGAAGTAACGAGATGCCTTCTCCTTTTTACTTCTCTTTTCTTTTGCGCCTACGAGTATAGCTACCGATCATAACATTTCCacaatatttaaatttttatttgaaataacCCTCTGATAATctgattattatttattttcctaTTCATTACTTAAGTAATatattattcttattattatGATTCAAATGCAAGTTCAGAGCACCTATTGAAATTAATACAAAAATCATTAGGGTTGCTAGGAAGTACACAACAAACCAACATGCCTCAAGTATAGAGAATTCGAGCTAGAACTCCAAAATACTTTATAAAACTTTTTCCAAACTTACTCGAATATCTTTGAATCCTAAATTGCGTCTCTTCTGCATTTTGTTGTTGGGAAACCCTTGGGATAACGGCTGTTATGCTAGCTGTTCATCCACCTAAATTCTATCATCGTTATCATTTTTAGTTTATATATCCATCATAACTAGAGTTGTCCTATatcattttaattaaaaaaattaaatcaacaattttAGCTCTATTTGTGAAAACTTGACACATCATTCATATACATATCACTGATTAAAATATTATTCATACATCATTTGTTTCAAATAGTTACACATTATGGTAAATGTGGTTGTGATCATGTGACCATGTGTGTGTCTTACACAAATAGCTTCAGAAAAAATTTGCAAGCAGGACAGACCTTCGTAGATGAATGCTTAGTTTCTTCACTTAATATAATACTAATTCCTAAGAAATGGCTATGATAAACAACCTGCcttgattattttgaatattattaaaAGCTTGACTAATAAACCTCTAAGGATTAGTCCATCTATATAGATCCATACATGTGTATCCCAGTCAACTATGTCAATACTCAATAGGCACAAATATAGAACAACGGACTTGCAACAATTATCGTCTAGCTACTGAATCATATTAAGGAATTAGTTTGGTTCTGTTATAAATATGTCCAGTTTTTCATTATAAATAGAATTTGAAGGCTTAAAACAAAACCTGAAGAAGAAAGCTCAAAAGCAAGGTAACAAAAGacaaagaaaaataaataataaattaaactTACTTCTTTAATTCATCCCTGCTGCATAATTGTGATGAAAAAGTCCCACCTTAAGTTGACCACTTCACTTCTGACATCTATACAATGGAGAAAGATAACAAGGATTAACAATTATGTAAATACATTACTCCAATTCACCATCAACATGTTTGCAACAATTTTAGCATACTAAGAAGACCTTGCCGGTTGTTATTAATTTCATCTTTAGCCGACGGAGATAGTTTTTgtatttatttgataataccaTAATAACAATTAGGTACCCCTCATGTTATAAACACATACGTTATAACTTATAAAACTTTTTTAATGCAAAGTGCTACAGAAAAATTAATATGATTTCAAAAGTGAAGTGTTGCAAACAAACTAGAATAGATTATATATTTAAGAGTAAACTGAACATAGTACTTCAAAGCATCACAAGTTTTACAGTCTGTTCATTTGATGCATTTATAAATTCAGATAAAGCCGAGATTTGATCAGATAAATAATTGAGGGTTTTCAGAAAACAAATATAAAGACTATTTGTACAAAAGAAATGTTTGTTAAATAAGCTGCAAAAAGAATAGAATTCTTGTGAAAACTTAATTATCCCTAAAATCATAATACCTCCATACATCGCACCTATCTTCTTGTAAACCCTACATCAAGGGCACGTTCAAGGCGCTTTGAAAATTTTAAGCTTCTTCTGCTAACCTGAAAATTTGACAGCAGATAAAGTGTTTGGTGTGAAATTCTTCTATACATGCAAATGGATGTCATCAACTCTTCCTGTATTTAAATACATGACACCTGTGATAGACTTTAGTTAGCATGAAAGAATAGAGCTTTGTACTTCTGGGTGAAACCAAAAATTACAGAAAAGAACATTTGGTTGCACAAAGTAGTCAGAGATTGTACGGATAATTTGATTTAACAAAATTTTAATCTTGCCACGTGAAGGTGCTGCTCTCATGATGATGGGTTCCCTCTCCTACAAACCAACATCCATAAAACACACTTGTTAGAATTATGATACATtatttaattcaaatatattttaataattgatTGATGTTGGCCATATCTTTAGAATATTTTTGGATTATAGAAATTCGAAACACAGGACAAAGACAAAAGATCAGCAGAGAAATAAATAAGATGACATACCGTAACCCCAACCTGGCTTCTGCTTACAGTTGACACTGCCACGCCCACTGTTAATGAAGTAAAAACAATGTTTTAAGACACAAGACATTGTTTTAACACAAGACATAAACAACCCAGAATAGCGTGGTTTGAACTGTAGTGAGACTGATTACATGCCGTATTCCAGCTATTTTAAGAGGCCAGGATTGTAAACATTTGAACTCCACTTCCAACAATCatgataaaatattaattaacaATATAGATTTTCCAGAGGCTTTTTTAAGAATAACTAGTCAATAAATATATATGCCAGAGAGTGCCTTTTTAAGATGAACTAGTCACACAAGAAGAATATTGCAAAATATACTTGCACcaaaatttatcaaataatcTAAAATGTTGTCCAGTCAACTTCGAATGTTATGTATAACAATTCTtaatttcttttatcatttttGCTTTAATCAATATAAAGGTAAAATTTAATAGCACCAACCTGAGCAAAAGGAGCAGCCTGTTTAGGGCGATTCTTGCATTGTGAGAAGCACCATCTCCTCTTGGCACTGGGTGCAAAAAAATCTGAAACAAGTTCCCTCTGGGACTCTATGCTAGCCTGtaataaataaaatcataaataCAATGAGTAAATGTGCCCTATGCTGATGAAGACCAACTCAAAAAACTTGAAGTTTTACATTAGCATTAAGATGCAACTGGTGATACTGGATCAACCGCTTCGCACAAtttcctggaacaaaattctggGGTCCATTATTTAAACCTTTTCCCATGAAATTCTGGCATCCAGAACACAGGGAGCTTGATGTGCTGAAAAGAAAACACATACAAATTAATCTTCCAGCCTGGACTTTCAAATTAGCAATATTGATTTGGTACTCCAACACTTGTATATGATTACAAAACATTTTAAACTGCTCAGAAGCTTTCTCCAAGTAAATACCAGATACCTTAATAATGTTAGTATCCTACTCTCAATATTAAAAAGGGAATTCTCCTATCAAGCTTGAAAGAACAAGCTAAACCTTATATTTGAGTTAGATTTTTACAGTTACCTACCGAAAAAATTCTATAAAAGAGTTTTAGCTTATACATCATTCCATACCTAGGAACATAAATTACCAACAAAACCAAAACCAAGAAACCATTCTCctacataaaaataattaacaatataataACTATACAATAAGAGCAGAGAGGGTTTATTTATAAGATAATTAGCAAATATATACGAGGGTTTTTTGGTTGTTTGTATTAAATGCCTAGAAAAATACATGATAAGCTAGTAACTAGTAAGGAGGTTTTCACTATAGGATATTGGCACAAAGATATGCAACTTAAGTGTCTGTATGTGTATTTTGATAAAGATAGCGTTGAACAGCTTTTTTTATTTGATAATGAACTACAATACTTAAACTAAAATAATGCAAGTAAATGTCCTACAAAATAGCAACTAAACAACTGAAGTCCTACATCATCTCAAAGACTAACGTTTATTCAGCAACGCCCTTTCCAGTTCTTTAGACCACGTCAACACGATCCAAACAAACTTTGCACGACAGTTTAATTAATATAGCAACTAAGAAATAAATAAACCAGCTTCCCAAGTTTAGATTAAACGACCCAACATAGGATACATTGAATTCTAGCCCTAACAACTACTAAATGATTCTTGCATCACACCTATAGCagtaaatattaatattaatataataatgcaaataaattaaaattattattatttattattattgctattattattaaattaatacacatatatgcaaaaactacaaaaataaagagagtttactttatatattttcgtacgaaaataatcaataagacaaaataacttggcaacaaaatttaaaaaacaaGATCCGTAATTATTCATCAAAAACAAAAGAGGCACGTTAATTATTTCCCTCAACGTACTACCTTCTTAATCTCATTGTTTTTCATACCAAAGAGGGCAAAATCCTGTCAAATCACAAggttaaaattatttttactatattttgtaatattatatatttacatgACAGTTAAACTTTTGGAGCCATTTAATTGCATTTTAacaataatcatataaaaatcatcttttgaagtaaaagttaaattaatttattcaaattaaattaGGGGCTTTCACATGGGAATAGGGGAACAGGGgaaaaaactattaaaaagtACTTTGATATTTTTTAACATAAACACCAAGTCAAATTGCTGAGTATGATGGAATCTGAGATGAAGAACATGCACAAGTTATGCCCCGATTTGGTACTAAATTTACGGTTATCTTCTAGAATGCACCAGTGGGCTACTCCACTCTGTGTGCATATATCGTCTTAATATTGAACCTCCAGCTGAACAGAAGATGCTTTCACAATGGAAAAAAACTATTAAAAACTATTAAAAACTATTAAAAAGTACTTTGATGTTTTTAACATAAACACCAAGTCAAATTGCTGAGTATGATGGAATCCGAGATGAAGAACATGCACAAGTTATGCCCCGATTTGGTGCTAAATTTACAGTTATCTTCTAGAATGCACCAGTGGGCTACTCCACTCTGTGTGCATATTAGGCCTCCCCATCTTCACTGCTCGAACTACCAAGTATTGCTGGACTAGCTGAAACACAAGTAGAGATGTGAAAGTCATTGACCAAAAACAGGGTGAAGTAACAAGATGTCTTCTCCTTTTtacttctcttttctttttgcGCCTACCAGTATAGCTACCGATCATAACATTTCCCCAATATTTatcaatttttatttgaaataacCCTCTGATAAtctaattattatttattttccttTTCATTACTTAAGTAATAGAATATTTTCATTATTATGATTCAAATGCAACTTCAAATAACCTATTGAAATTAATACAAAAATCATAGGATTTCTAGGAAGTACACAACAAACCAACATGCCTCGAGTATAGAGAATTCGAGCTAGAACTCCAAAATACATTAAAAATCTTTTTCCCAACTTATTTTTACTTTAATATTAATAACAGCATATTTcatgaatttaaattttgaaaagtCCAACTTGATAGATATCCAAAATAATCCTATTAATATCTCTGATATCTAATTAATATCTAGCATAAGTACATATGTACatatttatttgtgaaaaaaaaTCCTTAGACAATGTTTCTAAAAGAAAATCAATATGGTCGAAACCTGTTACTGCATATAGTTTCTAGGAAGGCATATCAATAGCCAATATAGTTTATGGGAAGGAATATCAATAGCCAACATTGGCTAAAAATAATTTTCTCAGAAACTGGTCAAATAAACTGTATCATGAATTGAAGATGAAAAAAGAGGGTATAAACTCATATTACAATCTCCAAACTTTTACAAATAAATGGGAAACAGTGATGGAAAACTTCTGTTGACTAGGGAGGAGTGGATCAAACGGAATAGCAGAGGAGGTGCAGAGGGGTCGTCCAGCCAAAGAAATCGTTGAAAGGAAGGTGGACGTGGGTTACGCGACAAAAGCAGAGTAAAATGCTATAACTGCGGCATATATGGTTACTTCGCTGCAGAGTGTCGAAAACCGGGAGAGAAAAGGAACAAAAGTAAGAAATAAACATGGCACAAATCAAGGATGACGAGCTAGCACTCTTATTGGCCAAACACAGTAAACAAGGGAAGAAATGGTGTTGCTAAATGAAGAAAGGTTGTACGAAAACTTGTGCACGATGGTGAACGTGCTGATTCAAACCTGTGGTATTTGGATAATGGTGCGAGTAATCAAGTGACAGGATTACGATCAAAGTTTAGAGAACTTGACGAGGGAGTAACTGGGCAAGTGAGGTTTGGAAATGGCTCACCAGTTGAAATAAAGGGGAAAAGCCATGTGGTCTTTGCATGCAAAAATGGGGAAGAACACACCGTCCAAGAGGTAAATTATATCCATTTGCTTTGCAATAACATAATTAGTCTTGGAGAATTGTCTGAAGTTGGAAAACAAAGTCGTCTTAAATGGTGAGTACTTGTGGGTGTTTGAAAAAATCAAGAAAACGACTTATGAAGGTGAAAAGATCCCCTAATAGATTTTATAAAATAACTATAGAAACCAGTAAGCCTGCATTGTTAATCTCTAAGACAGATGAATTATCTTGGTTATGGCATTCACTGGCCACATGAATTTTCAAGCTTTGACACTTATGCATTCTACACAAATGGTGCATGGGTTGCCGAAGTTTGAGAATCCAAAGACTATGTGCACAGATTGTTCGATGTCCAAACAGGTCAGAAAATCGTTCCCATCTCAAAGCAAATTCTGTGCGAAACAAGTGCTTGAATTGGTGCATGGTGATCTTTGTGGTCCGATATCTCCGGCAACAACTGGTGGCAACAGGTATTTTCTTCTTTTGGTGGACGATTTCAGTCCAATATGTGGTCATATACTCTAAAAAGTAAGGATGAAGCCCTTAATACATTTAAGAAGTTCAAAGCACATGTTGAAAATGGAACAGACAAGCGAGTAAAGACTCTCAGAACTGATCGTGTAGGAAAATTTTGTTCTCAAGATTTTATAACATTATGTGAGGAAAGCGGAATAGAAAGACCCTACAAAGCTCCCTACTCTCCACAACAGAATGGGGTGATGGAACGAAGAAATAGGACAGTGGTTGCAATGGCTAGAAGTATGCTGAAATAAATGAATCTACCTTTGACGTTATGGGGAGAAGCTGTGAGACACTCCATGTATATTCTCGACAGGTTACCCACGCGATCTCTAACTGGAAGGACTCTATATGAGGCATGGAAAGGAGATAAACCAAACATAGGCCATGTACGTGTCTTTGGATTTATGGCTTATATGAAAATCCCAGGGGTACACACTAAGAAGTTGGATGACAGGAGCAAACCAGTGATACATCTTGGAAATGAACCACGAAACAAAGGCAATGAACCAGGAACAAAGGCATATCACTTGCTTGATCCTCAAAGCAATAAGATATTTGTAAACATGGATGTGGCGTTCGAGGAAAGGAAAACATGGCCATGGGATCAGCATAGAGAGGAAAATCGTGATCAACAGACCACGTTTGTTGTAGTTGGCCCTGATGTTCAGAATAGTGAAGAAACTGTTATTCAAAGGGGGAGAAGAAAGCTTTCAATCACAACAAACGAGTATGGAGTCTGAAAATGAAGCAGTGACTCCATCGACAAAGGGAGCATGCCCATGACACCACAGATGACAGTAAACATAGACCATTCAGAGTCTACAAGCTCGGACAGTAGCAGTAAACCGCGACGTTACAAATCTCTTGCTGATATTTAAAATGAGACATAGGAAATTAAGCTCGATGATGAGCTTCTATTGATGGGAATTGATGAGCTAATGAGTTATAGCAATGCTGAGCGAAATGGAGTCTATTGAGCAGAATAAGACATGGACACTGACAGAATTAACGGCTTATCGCAAAGTAATAGGCCTGAAATGGATATACAAGCTGAAGAGGAATGCTAATGGGGaaataataaaatacaaaacaAGGCTCGTCTCCAAAATATACGTACAAGAGCAGGGGGTGGACTTTGACGAAATTTTTGCTCCGGTCACCAGGCTCAAGACTGTTCGCTTTCTGTTGGCATTGGCTACCAAGACCGATTGGCAGATTCACCACTTGGATgtcaaaacaacatttttaaataGAGAAATTTAGAAAGAAGTTTATGTTGCTCAACCTTAAGGCTTTATTAAAGAAGGTCAAGAACACTTGGTGTATAGATTGATTAAGGCTCTTTATGGTCTGCATCAAGCACCACGTGTCTGGTATGCTAAACTAAACAAGTATTTTGAGAATCTAGGTTTTTCAAGGTACCCATATGAGCATGCATTGTACATCAGGAGTAATGGTGTTGAAGCTCTCATTGTTGGAGTCTATGTAGACGATCTCTTAATAACAGGTACTAATGAATTTAAACAACGGATGAATGATTGGTTCGAAATGAATGATTTGGGGAGGTTGTCGTACTATCTGGGAATGGAGGTTCAACAAATGAAGGACTGTATAGAGCTAAAACAGTCAGCTTACACAAAGAAAATATTGGAGAAGGCTGGAATGCAAGCTTTTAACCCCAATAAATATCCTATGGATCCGAATGAGCATTTGACTAAGGACGAAGGCGGGAAACTGGTGGATCCAACAGAATACAAAAGCTTGGTTGGAGGACTTCGCTACCTTGTGCATACATGTCTCGACATGGCTATGCTGTGGGGATAGTCAGCCGTTTCATGGAAAAGCGCACAGTTCTTCATATGAATGCTGTAAAGCGTATACTCAGGTACGTCAAGGGTACAATTAACTACGGCGTGGTTTATTCGAGGGATATTGGAAACATATGCTTACAGGATACTCGAATAGCGATTTTGGAGGACAAACAGATGACAGGAAGAGTACAAGAGGAATGGTATTTTACTTAAATGATAACCTCATCACATGGGTCTCACAGAAACAAAGGTGTGTGGCCTTGTCTTCGTGCGAGGCAGAGTTTATGGCAGGGACGACATCAGCTTGTCAAGCTGTTTGGCTGAGGAATCTGCTCAGCAAGCTAACAGGTGAAGATATGGGTCCAGTAATCTTGTACATTTCATGGGCGCAGTAAACATATAGACAAACGCTACCATTATATTCGAGAATGTGTTGAGAGAAAGGAGATCATTGTCAAGCATGTGAGTAGTGATATGCAACGAGCAGATTGCCTGACCAAAGCTCTCACTACTATCCAATTTGAAAGAATGCGCAGATTACTGGGAGTAATGGAGTTGTCTAAATAAGTTTCAAAACTAAGGGGGTGATTGTTGGAATTATTTTGAAACTTATAGattgttttaaaataattaaagtatgtGCATGTTGAATTAGTATGCATAGTCGTGGAGAAGTTTTAGAAATGGCATATGTAGACACGTAGAAGTAGAACTGCATTAGAAGAGTTAGTTGTTTAATGGTCCTTGTTTTTAGCTGCATATTCTATCATCTATCTATTTATATTGTACGCTTCAAATCAATAAAAACAACTTACACACAAGTCTTTGTTTTTCTCAGTTTTACAATACAcagcttatatatatatttgtatacaTCCTGGCATTGAGTATAAACAAGAAATATGCACTATGTTGTTGAAAACCAACtcaaaaaaatagaaattttacTTTAGCATTAAGTTTTACATCATTTAtaacatgatatatatatatagctagGGAGATGATCGAAATACAAACAACTTTTAAAATTAAAGCTATAAACTAATATAAGCCACTAAGTCAATCTAATATAATCCAGGCACCACACATAATTGACCAACATCCTCCTGCACAAAATCTCAAGTTTCTAAACACATAAACtatatcatttaattatttttaagtataattaatGGCATATGCATCATGAAAGTTAGATGTCCTTATTGAAACTATTTGTCATTCAATATtactaaaaaaatataaattagtATTGTCTATTAATCATGTCATCAATATAATAGAATAATAAGAAaatgaattataaccacacaccGCGTTTAGAGAAGGCATGTAATGGTAGAATCCTCTACACCCATCCTCTCTCACTCTAATTTTTATCATGTACTGATGTATCATAACCAATCCCCTTGAAATACCTGTAGAAAACaattaattagaaaaaaattaactatgattatttatttattcaagaGGAGGAGTAAGGAAATATACCTTGCCAATCTTGATTTACATGTGGAGGGTGGTTTTCtttattgtcttcttcatctTCGAATATGTTCATCACTGTTTAGTGTAAATTTGAGTCTCTATGAAATAGATGGGGGCGGCTGACAGTCAAATGTTAGGGTTTGTGAAAAGATAACACTCTTTTTATAGGGAAATTTCctatataattattaatt encodes:
- the LOC141704123 gene encoding uncharacterized protein LOC141704123 — translated: MEKRTVLHMNAVKRILRYVKGTINYGVVYSRDIGNICLQDTRIAILEDKQMTGRVQEECKHIDKRYHYIRECVERKEIIVKHVSSDMQRADCLTKALTTIQFERMRRLLGVMELSK